The sequence TACCTGATAAGTCGGGAGGACGAGTGGGGTTATTCGTAGCGCAGCGCCTCAATCGGATCGAGCTTCGCGGCCTTGCCCGCGGGATAGTAGCCAAAGAAGAGTCCGATGGAGAGCGAGAATAGCATCGACATGATGACCGCCCACAGTGGTGGGAGGACGAGTGCGCCAATGGCTGCGGCGCCCGCCATGCCAGCGGCGGTGCCGATGGCAATGCCGATGAGACCACCGATGAGGCAGACCACGACGGCCTCCGTGATGAACTGCATGCGGATATCGCGGCGGCGCGCGCCGAGGGCCTTGCGGATACCGATTTCGCGGGTACGTTCCGTGACCGTGATGAGCATAATGTTCATCACGCCGATGCCGCCGACGAGCAGCGAAATGCCGCCGATAGCCGCAAGAACCAAGCTCATTGTGGTGAAGATCTGGTTGAGGGAGGCTAGGTCTTCACTGAAGTCTGTTACCTCAACCTTGTAGTCAGGATTGTCGGCATAGTAGCTATCGAAGACGCGCTGCAGGTTGCTGGCTACCGTGGCTTTGTCCAGATCGGGGTTACCGCTGATGGAGACCTGGGAGAACCCCTCGCCGGCGCCGGGGGAGTCAGATAGCTCGGATTCCAGTGTGTAAGGCACGAGAGCGGTCTGGCTTGGTCCTGTTCCGATGAGGGGACCAGTTTGCGGTTCCTCGTAGACGCCGATGACTGCCAAGTCCAGCGTGGTGTTCTCCCCGTCCTCGAAGGTGACGTACTGGCCCACGGCGGCCTCTGGGCTACCGAAGAGTTCAGAGGCAGTCTCTGCCGTGATCATGGTGGCGGGGCGAGAAGAGTCGATGTCATCGTTGCTCAGCGAGCGGCCCGCCACGATGGAGAATTGTGAGGCGGTGACGTAGTCAGGGTTGGTGGGGCGAAGAAGCAGATTGGAGGATTTTTCATTCTGGTCGTCGCTATCGGCCAGCATTGTCCCAGAGAAAGAGTTGTACTCGCCGATGATGATGCCGGTGATTTGATCCCCCATGGAGTCCTCGATGCTGTCGAGCATGTCCGGGGTGATGAGGGAACTCTCATCGTCGATGGGACCACCGCCCATGAAGGTGTCCTGAGCTTCTTCTTCCTCGCCCTCCTCAGGGCGTTCTGTCACCTGGACGGAAAAGTTGTTGGCGCCGACCTTGTCAAGGTCATTCTGCACAGAGGTCTGCAGTGAATGGCCCAGCGTGACGATGGCGATGACGGCGGCAATGCCGATGATGACGCCCAACAGCGTCAGCGCCGAGCGCATCTTGTTGGTGCGCAGGCTTGACAGCGCCATCTTGGTGGACTCAGCGAAATTCATGACAAGACTCCATCCACCATCGTGACCGTGCGGGAGCATTCTTCGGCCAACTCTGGGTTGTGAGTAATGAACAAGATGGTCTTTCCGTGCGTGCGGTGCAGCTCGTGGAACAGGTCCATGACCATGCGTCCGGTCTGCGAATCCAAGGCGCCAGTGGGCTCATCCGCGAGCAGGATATCGGGTTCATTGGCCAAGGCGCGGGCTACGGCAACGCGCTGCTTTTGACCACCCGACAGCTCGTTGGGCAGATGATTCATGCGGTCCTCCATGCCGACCATCGTCAGAAGGTTTTCTGCACGCTGGGTGCGCTCGCGGGCGGACAAGCCCGCGTAGATCATGGGCATCTCCACGTTCTTGAGAGCGCTGATGCGCCCAACAAGATTGAAGTTCTGGAAAATGAAACCGATTTTTTGGCCGCGGAGTTGGGCGAGGTGGTCGTCGTCAAGCGCCAGCGCATCAACGCCAGCCAGGTGGTACTCGCCGGCAGTGGGGCGATCGAGCAAGCCGATGATGTTCATGAGCGTGGACTTGCCGGAGCCAGACTGGCCTACCACAGCCACGAACTCGCCCTCGTCCACGGAAAAGTCCAGGCCAGGGATGACGGTCAGCTCGCTATCGAGGCCCTCGTTGAAGCGTTTGACAATGCCCCGCATCTCAATGAGGCGGCTCATGCGTTCTCATCCGCGCCGGAGACGGAGGCTGCTTGACCAACCATGTCCTTGTACATTTCGGCTTGGGTGATGACGGTATCGCCCTCCTTGACACCGGAGGCAATCGCGGCAGCAAAGGCTGACTCGGTGGCCACGGTGACCGTACGGGCGTGGATTTCTCCGTCTTCAACGACGAGCACGGACTTCTTTCCGTTGTCCTCGAAAATGGCGGATAGCGGCACGGTGATGGCGTTCTTGTTCTGTTCCGTGATGATCTTGGCCTTGGTGGTGGAGCCTAGGCGGAGGCCTTCGCGGTTGCCCTCGACGCGGATGTCCACGGGGAATTCGGGCTTGGAGGAGCCGGAACCGCCACCGGAACCCGAGCCGGATTCGGCGGACATAGGCTGCTCAGCCGTGGGGGAGATGAAGGTGACCTTGCCTTTGTATTCCTTGCCCGGGCTCGACGGTGTGGTGAACGTGACTTCATCGCCGACCTTGATGTTGGCGATATCGCCTTCCTTGACCGTGGATTTCACCAGGAGCGTGGAATCATCAGCCACGGTGAGGATGGGGCCTTCGGCGGGCATGCCGGCTTGGCCATTGACGGCGGTGATGACGCCCGCTAGCGGGGAGCGCAGGTCTGCCTGGGACAGGGTGTACTCGAGTGGGCCGTTCTCCTTGGCGCTGTTTGCGCTTGCCGACGTCGCACTTTCCACCGCATGGTTCACCGCTTGGGACTGGGCGGAGATTTGTTGCTCGATGGCCAAGTTGCTGGCCTGGAGCGCACGTTCGGCATCAGAAACAGCCTGGTAAGAGGCGGCAGTAGCGCGCTGCTGCTCACCGAGCTCACGGTCGATGCCGCGGAGGACGCGGTTGTAGGAATCCTCGGTGTCTTTGAGCTGGCGTTCGGCATCCGATACCGCCTCATCGGAATCGAGGTAGCTCAGGATGGCACTGGCGGTCTGCACACCAGAGATGTCTTCGGTGGCGGTGCCGATGGAAGCAAGCGCTGCTTGGAAGGACTTGGACTCGGCGTCGCGCACCCCGGTGCGGGCTTGGTCGACGGCGGCGCGGGCTTCCGCAACCTCGGGGCGATCTCCCTTGGTAGCGAGGGCTTCATCGAGTTTCTTCTGCGCTTCGGTGTACTCACTCTGAGCGGAGTTGACTGCAGACTGTGCGCTGTTGACCTCTGGATTAAGACCTTGGTCGAGGGATTCTTGAAGTTGGCGCAGTTGCAGCTGGGCGTCCTCAATCTGATGGACGGACTCTAGCTTTCCTGCCTCCTGCGCAGTGCGCTGGGCCTCGAGCTCGCGCTCGGTGTCGGTGGTGTCCATTCGGCCTAGAAGTTGCTGTGCATCGACGCGGTCACCGACTTTTGCCTCAAGGGACTGGATAGGTCCAGTGAGTGAAGTCGTCAGGGAAAGCTCGCGTTCAGCAGCTACCGTGCCGGTTGCGGATACCGAGCTGATGAGATCCTCTTTGGCCGCCGTGGTGATGTCGGCCGAGGTTAGCTGGATATCGGAGGAACCACTGGTGAGTGCGTAGTACCCACCGCCGCCTGCGAGGAGAACAGCCGCGAGGGCGCCTGCTGTGATGCCGAGAGCTTTCTTGTTCATGAATCCCTTGCCTTGTCAGAAAAGCTGTGAATGTAAACCGGGTATAGATTAACTCTCGTGCATGTAGGTTGTCAGTCAACTCAGGGTGAATATCGGAAGTAGATCAGGGTCTACCCCTAGAGGGCATGAGGACTGGTGACGTTTCGATCAAATAGGGGTCCGAAAATGGGCGTTTTTCTGCCACCATTTGATCGAATCGTATGCGGCATCTGACTTTTAGAAGGGCACATCAATATAGATGTCTTCCGCCTTGGGCAGGGGCGGAAGTTCGGGCAGCTGGTCCAAGCCGTCCTCGACTTCTTGTGGGATGGGTATATACGTGGGCACGCGTGGGGGCTTGGGGAACTCTGGCTTAGGTTTGGGCTTGGGCTGGTGTGGCGGCTGGACTGGGCGTGGTGCCGGTGCGTGGACTGTGACAGTTTCCACCTGGATAGGCGGAGCTGGTGTTGGCGTTGGTGCTAGCGGCTGGTCTGGTACTTGCTGAGGTGCGTCTTTTTCTGGTGCGCTAGGGGCCAGGGAAGTAGTTTTGCCCAAACGGGAGACCGGCTGTGGTGCGGCGGTGGGCTGCCAGGACGATGGTGCGGTGCTGGCATCTGGTGCGTGGAGTTTCGTCGAAGTGGGGTGGAGAGGTGTTGTGGTTTCTGCCTGAGTAGCAGCACAGGATGCGAGCGGAAGGCAAGCAAGAATGACAAGAGTGTGGCGTGGTGCCATAGGAGTTCCCCCTTAGTAACGTGGCCCGTCCCAGCGCACCCCCGCGCACGAGCACAGACCCTAAGAATGTGGTTGTGTTGCCAGCATAGCGGTCTTGCGGCAAAGCTGCAGGGCAAAGCCCGAGGAGCAGGGGGAGAGGCAAAGGGAGGGACTCAAACTTTTGTATAGGGCTAAAACCGATACAATGTAGGCTATGCCTAACTCTAGCCAGCAGAATACGAACAAGTCCGCCCAGTGGTTTGACCGCGCCACGAAGGTCACCCCGGGTGGCGTGAATTCTCCGGTCCGCGCTTTCGGATCCGTCGGCGGCCAGGCCCGAGTTATCGCTCGCGGTGAAGGCTCCCGTCTGTGGGATATTGACGGCAACGAATACGTGGATCTGGTCAGCTCCTACGGTCCGATGATCCACGGCAACGCTCACCCAGCCATCGTGGAGGCCGTGCAGAAGGCGGCCGCCGACGGCCTCTCCTTCGGCGCTCCCACGGAAGGTGAGACCCTTCTGGCAGAGCGCATCGTGGAGCGCACCGCAGTAGAGCAGGTTCGCCTCGTCAACTCCGGCACAGAGGCCACGATGTCTG is a genomic window of Corynebacterium singulare containing:
- a CDS encoding ABC transporter ATP-binding protein — protein: MSRLIEMRGIVKRFNEGLDSELTVIPGLDFSVDEGEFVAVVGQSGSGKSTLMNIIGLLDRPTAGEYHLAGVDALALDDDHLAQLRGQKIGFIFQNFNLVGRISALKNVEMPMIYAGLSARERTQRAENLLTMVGMEDRMNHLPNELSGGQKQRVAVARALANEPDILLADEPTGALDSQTGRMVMDLFHELHRTHGKTILFITHNPELAEECSRTVTMVDGVLS
- a CDS encoding ABC transporter permease, which codes for MNFAESTKMALSSLRTNKMRSALTLLGVIIGIAAVIAIVTLGHSLQTSVQNDLDKVGANNFSVQVTERPEEGEEEEAQDTFMGGGPIDDESSLITPDMLDSIEDSMGDQITGIIIGEYNSFSGTMLADSDDQNEKSSNLLLRPTNPDYVTASQFSIVAGRSLSNDDIDSSRPATMITAETASELFGSPEAAVGQYVTFEDGENTTLDLAVIGVYEEPQTGPLIGTGPSQTALVPYTLESELSDSPGAGEGFSQVSISGNPDLDKATVASNLQRVFDSYYADNPDYKVEVTDFSEDLASLNQIFTTMSLVLAAIGGISLLVGGIGVMNIMLITVTERTREIGIRKALGARRRDIRMQFITEAVVVCLIGGLIGIAIGTAAGMAGAAAIGALVLPPLWAVIMSMLFSLSIGLFFGYYPAGKAAKLDPIEALRYE
- a CDS encoding efflux RND transporter periplasmic adaptor subunit, with the protein product MNKKALGITAGALAAVLLAGGGGYYALTSGSSDIQLTSADITTAAKEDLISSVSATGTVAAERELSLTTSLTGPIQSLEAKVGDRVDAQQLLGRMDTTDTERELEAQRTAQEAGKLESVHQIEDAQLQLRQLQESLDQGLNPEVNSAQSAVNSAQSEYTEAQKKLDEALATKGDRPEVAEARAAVDQARTGVRDAESKSFQAALASIGTATEDISGVQTASAILSYLDSDEAVSDAERQLKDTEDSYNRVLRGIDRELGEQQRATAASYQAVSDAERALQASNLAIEQQISAQSQAVNHAVESATSASANSAKENGPLEYTLSQADLRSPLAGVITAVNGQAGMPAEGPILTVADDSTLLVKSTVKEGDIANIKVGDEVTFTTPSSPGKEYKGKVTFISPTAEQPMSAESGSGSGGGSGSSKPEFPVDIRVEGNREGLRLGSTTKAKIITEQNKNAITVPLSAIFEDNGKKSVLVVEDGEIHARTVTVATESAFAAAIASGVKEGDTVITQAEMYKDMVGQAASVSGADENA